A genomic window from Vitis riparia cultivar Riparia Gloire de Montpellier isolate 1030 chromosome 16, EGFV_Vit.rip_1.0, whole genome shotgun sequence includes:
- the LOC117933395 gene encoding rust resistance kinase Lr10-like, whose amino-acid sequence MQILHFDIKPHNILLDANFIPKVSDFGLAKLHSIEESIVSLTTARGTLGYIALELFYKNIGGVSYKADVYSFGMLLMEMVGKRKHANTCLEQSQTYFPSWIYDRIDQGEDMEIGDATEDEHKYIRKIVIVALWCVQMNPTDRPSMSEALEMLEGEVELLQMPPRPTLYSREMSVEDHMNNPVGVPISSRNATMTISLEGR is encoded by the coding sequence ATGCAAATTCTGCATTTTGATATCAAGCCACACAACATTCTTCTTGATGCAAACTTTATCCCAAAAGTTTCTGATTTTGGCCTTGCAAAATTACATTCAATAGAAGAAAGCATTGTGTCTCTAACTACTGCTCGAGGAACATTAGGATATATTGCTCTAGAATTATTCTACAAGAACATTGGAGGTGTTTCATATAAAGCTGATGtgtatagttttggaatgttatTAATGGAAATGGTGGGAAAAAGGAAGCATGCAAATACATGTCTAGAGCAAAGCCAAACATACTTCCCGTCATGGATTTATGATCGAATAGATCAAGGAGAAGACATGGAAATTGGAGATGCCACTGAGGACGAACACAAGTATATAAGGAAGATAGTCATAGTTGCATTATGGTGTGTACAGATGAATCCCACGGATCGTCCTTCAATGAGCGAGGCATTGGAGATGCTAGAAGGTGAAGTTGAACTCCTGCAAATGCCCCCCAGGCCTACTCTATACTCCAGGGAGATGTCAGTTGAGGATCATATGAACAATCCAGTCGGGGTACCAATTTCTTCACGAAATGCGACAATGACGATCAGCTTGGAGGGAAGGTAG